In Salinisphaera sp. T31B1, the following are encoded in one genomic region:
- a CDS encoding ABC transporter ATP-binding protein, which produces MSALLDVSDLSVEFRSRAGTVHVLDRIALSVARGETLAVVGESGSGKSVAAFSIMGILDEAARIPNGQVQFGGMDLLKAKRRDLDEVRGREMAMIFQSPRTALNPIRKVGHQIEDVLRRHGPVARGDAKRRAIEALEQVRIPDPARRYDAYPFELSGGLCQRVMIAIALCCKPRLLIADEPTTGLDVTTQATIMDLLAELGRETGLATLLITHDLALASQYADRIAVMHAGQVVETAPTASLFAAPRHPYTAGLMGATPTRTTALAALESVPGRIPALNADLPVCRFAERCPRRVAECDDPGPRFDAEAQAPDHYFACRRPL; this is translated from the coding sequence ATGAGCGCGTTGCTGGACGTCTCCGATCTGAGCGTGGAATTTCGCAGCCGGGCGGGCACGGTGCATGTGCTCGATCGTATCGCGCTGTCGGTGGCCCGCGGCGAAACCCTGGCCGTGGTGGGCGAAAGCGGCTCCGGCAAGTCGGTGGCCGCGTTTTCCATCATGGGCATTCTCGACGAGGCCGCGCGGATACCGAACGGTCAGGTGCAGTTCGGTGGCATGGACCTGCTCAAGGCCAAGCGCCGCGACCTGGACGAAGTGCGCGGGCGCGAAATGGCGATGATCTTTCAAAGCCCGCGTACCGCGCTCAACCCGATTCGCAAGGTCGGCCACCAGATCGAAGACGTGCTGCGTCGACATGGCCCGGTCGCCCGGGGGGATGCGAAACGGCGCGCCATCGAAGCCCTCGAGCAGGTGCGTATTCCGGATCCTGCACGCCGTTACGACGCGTATCCGTTCGAACTGTCGGGCGGGCTGTGCCAGCGCGTGATGATCGCCATCGCGCTGTGTTGCAAGCCGCGTCTGTTGATCGCGGACGAGCCGACCACCGGCCTGGATGTGACCACCCAGGCGACGATCATGGATCTGCTGGCCGAGCTCGGGCGCGAGACCGGGCTGGCGACGCTGCTGATCACCCACGATCTGGCGCTGGCTTCGCAGTACGCCGACCGTATCGCGGTCATGCATGCCGGTCAGGTTGTCGAAACCGCGCCGACCGCATCGCTGTTCGCCGCGCCGCGCCATCCGTATACCGCCGGCTTGATGGGGGCGACACCGACCCGCACCACCGCACTCGCTGCGCTGGAATCGGTGCCCGGGCGTATCCCGGCGCTCAATGCCGATCTGCCCGTCTGTCGTTTTGCTGAGCGCTGCCCGCGTCGGGTGGCCGAGTGCGACGACCCCGGCCCGCGCTTCGACGCCGAAGCGCAGGCACCCGATCATTATTTCGCTTGTCGGAGGCCGCTATAA
- a CDS encoding ABC transporter ATP-binding protein: MLDIQGLSKLYPVSDGESAPMRALRGWARHQPRPAPKLHAVDDVSFTIGAGESVGLVGESGCGKSTLVSLITRLIEPTTGAILFEGEDIAAINTRAFARSPHRGAIQVVFQDPHDSLNPRHSAFDAIAEPLRRLQKMSTAECRARVAELARDVGLPEELLDRLPHQLSGGQKARVNIARALAPEPRLLVLDEPTSALDVSVQAVILKLLDDLRTRLGISYLFVSHDLNVVRLLCDRVIVMYLGRIVETGTAEQVFDQAAHPYTRALISAIPRTIEESPVERIHLPGDPRSPINPNPNVCRFYGRCPRGVDRCQQAEPRLLSMAPRHSAACHFAEEVQASISGGETVSPSTG; the protein is encoded by the coding sequence TTGCTCGACATCCAGGGCTTGTCCAAGCTGTATCCGGTGTCCGACGGCGAGTCGGCGCCCATGCGTGCCCTGCGCGGCTGGGCGCGACATCAGCCGCGCCCGGCGCCGAAGCTGCATGCGGTCGATGATGTGAGTTTCACCATCGGCGCGGGCGAAAGCGTTGGCTTGGTGGGCGAGTCCGGCTGTGGCAAATCGACGCTGGTGAGCCTGATCACGCGGCTGATCGAACCCACCACCGGCGCCATCCTGTTCGAAGGCGAGGATATTGCCGCCATCAATACCCGCGCGTTCGCGCGCTCGCCCCATCGCGGCGCGATTCAGGTCGTCTTTCAGGACCCGCACGACAGCCTCAACCCGCGCCACAGCGCCTTCGATGCGATTGCCGAACCGCTGCGGCGCTTGCAGAAAATGTCGACCGCCGAATGCCGGGCGCGGGTGGCCGAACTGGCCCGTGATGTCGGCCTGCCCGAAGAACTGCTGGATCGGCTGCCGCACCAGCTCTCCGGCGGCCAGAAAGCGCGCGTGAATATCGCCCGGGCACTGGCGCCCGAACCGCGCCTGCTGGTACTCGATGAACCCACCTCGGCGCTCGATGTGTCGGTACAGGCGGTGATCCTCAAGCTGTTGGACGACCTGCGTACGCGCCTGGGCATCAGCTATCTGTTCGTATCCCACGATCTCAACGTGGTGCGGCTGCTCTGCGACCGCGTGATCGTGATGTATCTGGGCCGTATCGTGGAAACCGGCACCGCCGAGCAGGTCTTCGACCAGGCCGCCCACCCCTACACGCGGGCGCTGATTTCGGCGATCCCGCGCACGATCGAGGAAAGTCCGGTCGAACGGATTCACCTGCCGGGCGATCCGCGCAGCCCGATCAATCCGAACCCGAATGTGTGCCGCTTCTATGGCCGCTGCCCCCGCGGCGTCGACCGCTGCCAGCAGGCCGAACCGCGCCTGTTGAGCATGGCACCGCGGCACTCGGCGGCCTGCCATTTCGCCGAAGAGGTCCAGGCCAGTATTTCGGGCGGCGAGACGGTGTCGCCTAGCACCGGCTAG